Proteins co-encoded in one Kribbella solani genomic window:
- a CDS encoding DUF6668 family protein, which translates to MTQNPWTREQTPGPQQPSPGPAPQPDLTPRGPSAPQHGVPAPAEDQRLPKFAIPVADTLWWVGVHGGAGETTMSQLLPGTRAAAHRWPIPPPPVPTPVILVARTHGSGLRAAQRAAIEWASGVVQGVAVLGLVLIADAPGRLPRVLDDFADIVGGGVPRVWDIPWIEEWRRGEAPTPDNTPDEVFEVLESIYALRASNPADYPAPY; encoded by the coding sequence ATGACGCAGAATCCGTGGACACGGGAGCAGACTCCGGGTCCGCAACAGCCGTCGCCTGGCCCCGCGCCTCAGCCGGACCTCACCCCGCGTGGGCCGTCCGCCCCGCAGCACGGGGTGCCGGCGCCCGCGGAGGACCAGCGCCTGCCCAAGTTCGCGATTCCGGTCGCCGACACCCTTTGGTGGGTCGGGGTGCACGGCGGTGCCGGCGAGACCACCATGTCGCAGCTGCTGCCCGGCACCCGGGCAGCCGCCCATCGGTGGCCGATTCCGCCGCCGCCGGTGCCGACCCCGGTGATCCTGGTCGCCCGGACGCACGGGTCCGGCCTGCGGGCCGCCCAGCGGGCCGCGATCGAATGGGCCTCGGGTGTCGTCCAGGGCGTCGCCGTGCTCGGCCTGGTGCTGATCGCGGACGCGCCGGGCCGGTTGCCGCGGGTGCTGGACGACTTCGCCGACATCGTCGGTGGCGGGGTGCCCCGGGTCTGGGACATCCCCTGGATCGAGGAGTGGCGCCGAGGGGAGGCTCCCACCCCTGACAACACACCGGACGAGGTTTTCGAAGTACTTGAATCCATCTACGCACTTCGCGCGTCAAACCCAGCGGACTACCCCGCCCCGTACTGA
- a CDS encoding TrbC/VirB2 family protein — MISEAMSQIPLVDDPGTGTAPPGDMGTQLNKVIGWVTWIAFSICLVGIVIAGAMMAVGQRRGEGGEHAARLGWVLAACIVIGSASMLVNALT, encoded by the coding sequence GTGATCTCGGAAGCAATGAGCCAGATCCCGCTCGTGGACGACCCGGGCACGGGTACGGCCCCGCCAGGTGACATGGGCACTCAGCTGAACAAGGTGATCGGCTGGGTGACCTGGATCGCGTTCAGTATCTGTCTGGTCGGCATCGTGATCGCCGGCGCGATGATGGCCGTCGGTCAGCGTCGCGGTGAGGGTGGCGAACACGCGGCCCGGCTCGGCTGGGTACTCGCTGCGTGCATCGTGATCGGGTCCGCGTCGATGCTCGTGAACGCCCTGACCTGA
- a CDS encoding type IV secretion system protein, whose amino-acid sequence MIALNCWLPTEWKGCIERALGEAVNQAFGGFFKLIFDAITAVVVAAVEDVLKAVGLLWVYIKTPDIAQSGPVDFIQVHTNYILGVVAFIAVIVGAVQMAISHRGEPLKEILKSLLTMVVVSFSGALFAGTLIAAADDFSAWIIGQSLNTNGHSFAKSLAEKMVDPLKDPGNLMGFMLVICVGVLMVITAIIQLALMIVRYGMLVLLVGVLPLTAAATNTEMGMMWFKKAIGWLAGFIIYKPVAALIYATAIYLMSPPDPAGGTAPDGTSQTLKIVMGITMMIMAVVALPALLRFVSPRTS is encoded by the coding sequence GTGATCGCCCTCAACTGCTGGCTCCCGACGGAGTGGAAGGGCTGCATCGAGCGGGCCCTCGGCGAGGCCGTCAACCAGGCCTTCGGCGGCTTCTTCAAGCTCATCTTCGACGCCATCACCGCGGTCGTGGTGGCGGCGGTCGAGGACGTGCTGAAGGCGGTCGGCCTGCTCTGGGTTTACATCAAGACGCCGGACATCGCGCAGAGCGGCCCGGTCGACTTCATCCAGGTACACACCAACTACATCCTCGGCGTGGTCGCGTTCATCGCGGTGATCGTCGGCGCGGTCCAGATGGCGATCTCGCACCGGGGTGAGCCGCTGAAGGAGATCCTCAAGTCGCTGCTGACGATGGTGGTGGTGTCGTTCTCCGGCGCGCTCTTCGCCGGCACGCTGATCGCGGCCGCGGACGACTTCTCGGCCTGGATCATCGGTCAGTCGCTGAACACCAACGGCCACTCGTTCGCGAAGTCGCTGGCCGAGAAGATGGTGGATCCGCTGAAGGATCCGGGCAACCTGATGGGCTTCATGCTGGTGATCTGCGTCGGCGTGCTGATGGTCATCACCGCCATCATCCAGCTGGCGCTGATGATCGTCCGGTACGGGATGCTCGTGCTGCTGGTCGGCGTACTGCCGCTGACCGCCGCGGCGACGAACACCGAGATGGGCATGATGTGGTTCAAGAAGGCGATCGGCTGGCTGGCCGGATTCATCATCTACAAACCGGTCGCGGCGCTGATCTACGCCACCGCGATCTATCTGATGTCACCGCCGGACCCGGCCGGCGGGACGGCGCCGGACGGTACCTCGCAGACCCTCAAGATCGTCATGGGTATCACGATGATGATCATGGCAGTCGTCGCGCTGCCGGCCCTGCTCCGGTTCGTCTCGCCAAGGACATCCTGA
- a CDS encoding SCO6880 family protein produces the protein MAAADNVRRAPRTYGNWRQPASAGIAGLGTLGTMLMMGGLVMTIIMMMAAGLIAAIVTIFIVAILLLMLMTKDKHGQSALQRLSTSIGWQRAKMAKHNNYRSGPLGRTPWGKFQLPGLAAASQLSEYQDSYGRPFALLYYPSTRHFTVVINAEPDGASLVDEDQVDVWVAHWGQWLASLGHEPGVVAASVTVESAPDTGIRLRREVSNNMQDGTPAIARAMLTEVVQSYPVGSALVSARVALTFKGTDRSGKRRKEDDMGRELAARLPALTQSLNATGAGAARPVTAQELCEAVRIAYDPASAVLIDEARSQGMAPELQWTDVGPSGAQAFWDKYRHDSAWSVTWQMSQAPRGEVFSSVLSQLVAPHPDIDRKRVTLLYRPLDAATSARMVEADKRNASFRATTSSRPSARNMAEARAADRTAQEEARGAGLVNFGMVVTGTVMSAEQIPDMIAAIDNLGATARVLLRQSYGSQDSAFVAALPLGVVLQSHLAVPAGLREAL, from the coding sequence GTGGCAGCGGCTGACAACGTACGACGCGCACCTCGCACCTACGGCAACTGGCGCCAGCCCGCCTCCGCGGGCATCGCCGGCCTGGGAACGCTCGGCACCATGCTGATGATGGGCGGCCTGGTGATGACCATCATCATGATGATGGCGGCCGGGCTGATCGCGGCGATCGTGACCATCTTCATCGTCGCGATCCTGCTGCTGATGCTGATGACCAAGGACAAGCACGGACAGTCCGCGCTGCAGCGGCTCTCGACCAGCATTGGATGGCAACGGGCAAAGATGGCGAAGCACAACAACTACCGCTCCGGACCGCTCGGCCGGACCCCCTGGGGCAAGTTCCAGCTTCCAGGTCTGGCCGCCGCCTCCCAGCTGAGCGAGTACCAGGACTCGTACGGGCGCCCGTTCGCGCTGCTGTACTACCCCAGCACCCGGCACTTCACGGTGGTCATCAACGCCGAGCCGGACGGTGCCTCGCTGGTCGATGAGGACCAGGTCGACGTCTGGGTCGCGCACTGGGGCCAGTGGCTCGCGTCGCTCGGTCACGAGCCCGGCGTGGTGGCGGCATCGGTGACGGTGGAGAGCGCTCCGGACACCGGCATCCGGCTGCGCCGCGAGGTCAGCAACAACATGCAGGACGGGACGCCGGCGATCGCCCGGGCGATGCTCACCGAGGTGGTGCAGAGCTACCCGGTGGGATCCGCGCTGGTGTCGGCCCGGGTCGCGCTGACCTTCAAGGGCACTGACCGCAGCGGCAAGCGCCGCAAGGAAGACGACATGGGCCGAGAGCTCGCCGCCCGGCTGCCCGCGCTGACCCAGAGCCTCAACGCCACCGGAGCCGGTGCGGCCCGTCCCGTCACCGCGCAGGAGCTGTGTGAGGCGGTCCGGATCGCGTACGACCCCGCGTCCGCCGTACTGATCGACGAGGCCCGGAGCCAGGGCATGGCGCCGGAGCTGCAGTGGACCGACGTCGGCCCGTCCGGCGCGCAGGCGTTCTGGGACAAGTACCGGCACGACTCTGCCTGGTCGGTGACCTGGCAGATGTCGCAGGCACCGCGTGGTGAGGTGTTCTCGTCGGTGCTGTCCCAGCTGGTCGCGCCGCACCCGGACATCGACCGCAAGCGCGTCACACTGCTGTACCGCCCGCTGGACGCTGCCACCTCGGCCCGGATGGTCGAGGCCGACAAGCGCAACGCGTCGTTCCGCGCCACCACGTCGAGCCGGCCGTCGGCACGCAACATGGCCGAGGCCCGCGCTGCCGACCGGACCGCGCAGGAAGAGGCCCGCGGCGCGGGGCTGGTCAACTTCGGCATGGTCGTGACCGGCACGGTGATGTCGGCCGAGCAGATTCCGGACATGATTGCTGCCATCGACAACCTCGGCGCCACGGCGCGAGTTCTGCTCCGGCAGTCGTACGGTTCGCAGGACTCCGCGTTCGTGGCCGCGTTGCCGCTGGGTGTCGTACTGCAGAGCCACCTGGCCGTTCCGGCCGGGCTGCGGGAAGCCCTGTGA
- a CDS encoding ATP/GTP-binding protein, translating to MSKKEKKPVDPSRRGKRPMPRGWPGPGGGYSTYLQAPAEWRGTTVQVCGMWPFGAGTGSPMVGVPIGRNILSGATMCCDPISWFMRAKLISNPSMFVLGKPGLGKSTITRRMALGLAGYGVMPLVLGDLKPDYKDLIEALGGQVIQLGRGRGHLNVLDPGESREAALRLTGKAREAIQADAHGRRQTMVSALISIMRSQPPNDREETILDEALKVLDERFQGTPVLRDLLQVVQDAPDRVRNVALDRGSLDRYRQITEGLEASLIGLVGGGRLGEIFSEQTDNPMQMDRPVVFDVSNIDDSETNLQAAVLLACWSYGFGAVAVAQALADAGLEPRRHYFVILDELWRVLRAGRGLVDRVDALTRLNRQRGVGMAMISHTMSDLLALEAPEDRMKAKGFVERSGMVICGGLPRAEMDNLTEVVPMSQEEQNMLIGWQDPPAWDPATGQETAPPGRGNFLVKVGGRPGIPVHVGLTSVEREINDTNKLWTTGDDGKPLKVEVAPDGTEEVVGQYSLDDPALLPPPDPTTRLAARTGVDE from the coding sequence GTGAGCAAGAAGGAGAAGAAGCCGGTCGATCCGAGCCGGCGGGGCAAGCGCCCGATGCCGCGCGGCTGGCCGGGTCCGGGCGGTGGCTACTCGACGTACCTGCAGGCACCGGCGGAGTGGCGCGGTACGACGGTGCAGGTCTGCGGTATGTGGCCGTTCGGCGCCGGTACCGGCAGCCCGATGGTCGGTGTACCGATCGGGCGGAACATCCTGTCCGGCGCGACCATGTGCTGTGACCCGATCAGCTGGTTCATGCGGGCCAAACTGATCTCGAACCCGTCGATGTTCGTGCTCGGCAAGCCAGGTCTGGGCAAGTCCACCATCACCCGGCGGATGGCGCTCGGCCTGGCCGGGTACGGCGTGATGCCGCTGGTGCTCGGTGACCTGAAACCCGACTACAAGGACCTGATCGAGGCGCTCGGTGGTCAGGTGATCCAGCTCGGTCGCGGGCGTGGGCACCTGAACGTACTCGACCCGGGCGAGTCGCGGGAGGCGGCGCTGCGGCTGACCGGCAAGGCCCGCGAGGCGATCCAGGCGGACGCGCACGGCCGCCGGCAGACGATGGTGTCGGCGCTGATCTCGATCATGCGCTCGCAGCCGCCGAACGACCGCGAGGAGACCATCCTCGACGAGGCGCTGAAGGTCCTGGACGAGCGGTTCCAAGGGACGCCGGTGCTGCGCGACCTGCTCCAGGTCGTCCAGGACGCACCGGACCGGGTCCGCAACGTGGCGCTGGACCGCGGCAGCCTGGACCGGTACCGGCAGATCACCGAAGGTCTGGAGGCCTCGCTGATCGGTCTGGTCGGCGGTGGCCGGCTCGGTGAGATCTTCTCCGAGCAGACCGACAACCCGATGCAGATGGACCGTCCGGTCGTGTTCGACGTGTCCAACATCGACGACTCCGAGACCAACCTGCAGGCCGCGGTGCTGCTGGCCTGCTGGTCGTACGGGTTCGGCGCGGTCGCGGTCGCGCAAGCACTGGCCGACGCGGGCCTGGAGCCGCGGCGGCACTACTTCGTCATCCTGGACGAGCTCTGGCGGGTGCTGCGCGCCGGCCGTGGTCTGGTCGACCGCGTCGACGCGCTGACCCGGCTGAACCGGCAGCGTGGTGTCGGGATGGCGATGATCTCGCACACCATGTCCGACCTGCTGGCGCTGGAGGCGCCGGAGGACCGGATGAAGGCGAAGGGATTCGTCGAGCGGTCCGGCATGGTCATCTGCGGTGGTCTGCCGCGGGCCGAGATGGACAACCTGACCGAGGTCGTGCCGATGTCCCAGGAGGAGCAGAACATGCTCATCGGCTGGCAGGACCCGCCGGCCTGGGATCCGGCCACCGGTCAGGAGACGGCACCACCTGGACGAGGCAACTTCCTGGTCAAGGTCGGTGGCCGGCCGGGCATCCCCGTACACGTCGGCCTCACTTCGGTCGAGCGCGAGATCAACGACACCAACAAGCTGTGGACGACCGGCGACGACGGCAAGCCGCTCAAGGTGGAGGTCGCGCCGGACGGTACCGAAGAGGTCGTCGGTCAGTACAGCCTGGACGACCCGGCGCTGTTGCCGCCGCCCGATCCGACCACCCGGCTGGCCGCCCGAACGGGAGTTGACGAGTAA